In a genomic window of Alkalihalobacillus sp. TS-13:
- the paaX gene encoding phenylacetic acid degradation operon negative regulatory protein PaaX → MIFTLYGDYIRHYGNDIWIGSLIRLLKEFGHNEQSVRAAISRMNKQGWVTAERKGNKSYYRLTEQGVERIEEAANRIFKLQPETWDGKWRMFTYTIPEDKRSIRDELRKELVWSGFGLLSNSFWISPNQQEKQVNQMIEKYDIRDYVHFFLSEHKGPHKSEKLVEECWDLNEINMKYEDFIKTYSQKYVIDKSKIEKGEKSDGECFVERTKLVHEYRKFLFIDPGLPQELLPKKWLGDYAASLFSDYYKALAQPASRFFEDVFREGNEMKNRDKKYDALNHPLIIESNN, encoded by the coding sequence ATGATTTTTACGTTATACGGAGATTACATCCGTCACTACGGAAACGATATATGGATTGGCAGTTTGATCCGCTTGTTGAAGGAATTTGGACATAATGAACAATCGGTCCGTGCTGCGATATCCAGAATGAACAAACAAGGGTGGGTTACCGCTGAACGTAAAGGGAACAAAAGCTATTACCGATTGACGGAACAAGGCGTCGAAAGGATTGAAGAAGCGGCGAACCGGATTTTCAAGCTTCAACCTGAAACATGGGATGGGAAGTGGAGAATGTTCACTTACACGATTCCAGAGGATAAGAGAAGCATCCGCGATGAGCTGCGGAAAGAACTAGTTTGGAGTGGTTTCGGCCTGTTATCCAACAGCTTCTGGATTTCACCGAATCAACAAGAAAAACAGGTGAACCAGATGATTGAAAAGTATGACATACGTGATTATGTCCATTTCTTCCTATCTGAACATAAAGGTCCTCATAAAAGTGAGAAACTCGTGGAAGAATGCTGGGATTTGAACGAAATCAACATGAAGTACGAGGATTTTATCAAAACCTACAGCCAGAAATATGTCATCGATAAAAGCAAGATTGAAAAAGGGGAGAAGTCGGACGGAGAATGTTTTGTGGAGCGAACGAAGCTTGTCCACGAATACCGGAAATTCCTGTTTATCGATCCAGGATTGCCGCAAGAGCTGTTACCGAAAAAATGGCTCGGGGATTATGCTGCAAGCCTTTTCAGTGACTACTACAAGGCTTTGGCACAGCCTGCAAGCCGTTTCTTTGAGGATGTTTTCAGGGAAGGAAACGAAATGAAAAACCGCGACAAGAAATATGATGCGTTAAACCACCCGCTGATCATCGAATCGAATAATTAA
- a CDS encoding enoyl-CoA hydratase-related protein, protein MSLILYEVKNHIAYVTLNRPDVLNCFNYDTLKKLGEVVEEIHHNPEARVVIFTGAGEKAFSAGADLKERKNLTENEVRRNVTKIRDVFTAVDKLPQPTIAAMNGYAFGGGFELALACDFRIAVDTKMGLTELGWAIIPGAGGTQRLPRLIGQAKAMELILTAKKLSSDEAMQYGIVNEVVSSEKLIETAEQWAERMLKNGPIALKQAKYAIKQGMNVDLETGLNLEAKAYEVTIPTKDRVEALVAFGEKRPPQFKGE, encoded by the coding sequence ATGTCATTGATCTTATACGAAGTAAAAAATCATATTGCCTATGTGACACTGAACCGACCTGATGTGTTGAATTGCTTCAACTACGATACATTGAAAAAATTAGGCGAAGTCGTCGAAGAGATCCATCATAATCCTGAAGCACGTGTCGTCATTTTTACCGGAGCGGGCGAGAAGGCATTCAGTGCTGGAGCTGATCTGAAAGAGCGTAAGAACCTCACTGAAAATGAAGTGCGCCGTAACGTCACGAAAATCAGAGACGTTTTTACCGCAGTCGATAAGCTGCCACAGCCTACAATCGCAGCGATGAACGGCTATGCCTTCGGTGGAGGTTTCGAGCTTGCGTTGGCATGTGACTTCCGGATTGCGGTCGATACGAAAATGGGCTTGACGGAGCTCGGATGGGCGATCATCCCTGGTGCTGGTGGTACCCAGCGTCTGCCGCGCCTGATTGGACAGGCTAAAGCGATGGAGTTGATCCTGACTGCGAAAAAGCTGTCTTCAGATGAAGCGATGCAATATGGAATCGTAAATGAAGTGGTTTCTTCTGAAAAATTGATTGAAACTGCTGAACAATGGGCAGAAAGAATGCTGAAGAATGGTCCGATTGCCTTGAAACAAGCAAAATATGCTATCAAGCAAGGCATGAACGTTGACTTGGAGACAGGACTCAATCTTGAAGCAAAAGCGTATGAAGTGACGATTCCGACGAAGGATCGTGTTGAAGCACTTGTCGCTTTTGGGGAAAAACGTCCGCCGCAGTTTAAAGGAGAATGA
- a CDS encoding acetyl-CoA C-acyltransferase — protein MREVVIVDAVRTPIGRYKGALKNIRPDDLGSIVIKSLLERNPDMPKDQIEEVVFGNANGAGEENRNVARMSALLADLPIEVGGTTINRLCGSGLDAVSYAARAIMADEGDIFIAGGTESMTRAPFVMGKPDVEFPRGNREMFDTTIGWRFVNPVLEEKYGIDSMPETAENVAKDYNIGREEQDQFAYESQMKAKRAMEEGRLKDEIVPVVYKDRRGNEIVVDTDEHPRPNSSLEKLSTLKPLFKDGTITAGNASGINDGASALLLMSKEKADELGLKPLAKYITSATAGVEPRVMGLGPIHASRKALKRAGLSSSDLGLVELNEAFASQSLECIRQLELSPSRVNVNGGAIAYGHPLGASGARILTTLVHEMRKQNTRYGLATMCIGVGQGIAAIVEGYDY, from the coding sequence ATGCGTGAAGTCGTCATTGTTGATGCAGTGAGAACACCGATCGGACGCTATAAAGGTGCATTGAAAAATATCCGTCCGGATGATCTCGGAAGCATCGTGATCAAATCCTTGCTTGAGCGTAACCCGGACATGCCGAAGGATCAGATCGAAGAAGTCGTTTTCGGAAATGCAAACGGGGCTGGAGAAGAAAACCGTAACGTTGCCAGAATGTCAGCCTTACTCGCCGATCTTCCAATTGAAGTTGGCGGGACAACAATCAACCGCTTATGCGGATCAGGATTGGATGCAGTCAGTTATGCGGCACGTGCAATCATGGCTGATGAAGGAGATATCTTCATCGCAGGTGGAACTGAAAGCATGACACGTGCTCCGTTTGTAATGGGAAAACCCGATGTGGAATTCCCGCGTGGAAACCGTGAAATGTTCGATACGACAATCGGCTGGAGATTCGTGAACCCGGTTTTAGAAGAAAAATACGGAATAGACAGCATGCCTGAAACAGCTGAAAATGTGGCAAAAGACTATAACATTGGCCGTGAAGAACAAGACCAATTCGCTTATGAAAGCCAGATGAAAGCAAAACGCGCGATGGAAGAAGGACGATTGAAGGATGAAATCGTACCTGTCGTCTATAAAGACCGGAGAGGGAACGAAATCGTAGTCGATACTGATGAGCATCCACGTCCGAACAGTTCACTGGAAAAGCTTTCAACATTGAAGCCACTTTTCAAGGATGGAACGATCACGGCAGGAAACGCCTCTGGAATCAATGATGGCGCTTCAGCTTTATTGCTCATGAGTAAAGAAAAGGCTGATGAACTTGGCCTTAAGCCGTTAGCAAAATACATTACATCGGCGACTGCCGGGGTTGAGCCCCGTGTAATGGGACTTGGACCGATCCACGCATCTCGTAAAGCGTTGAAACGTGCAGGATTGTCATCCAGCGACCTTGGTCTGGTCGAATTGAACGAAGCATTTGCTTCTCAATCATTGGAGTGTATCCGCCAGCTTGAATTGTCTCCATCCCGTGTCAATGTTAATGGGGGAGCGATTGCTTACGGGCATCCTCTAGGTGCAAGTGGCGCGCGGATTTTAACGACATTGGTCCATGAAATGCGTAAGCAGAACACACGTTACGGCCTTGCGACGATGTGCATCGGAGTCGGCCAAGGAATCGCTGCTATTGTCGAAGGTTACGATTACTAA
- a CDS encoding 3-hydroxyacyl-CoA dehydrogenase, protein MIKHITVIGSGVMGRGIAYVAAVGGYKTTLVDISEKALESAKTEINTIFAKGVQRNKLSEEAAHEGMERMSYSSDLEGTVANSDMVIEAVPENIDIKRNVFKTIDQHAPEHCYFATNTSTMSPTEIASYTNRPGKVIAMHFFNPVHKMPLIEIIKGLDTAEDTVKVANEVAVKMGKETVTVNEFPGFVTSRISALVGNEAFYMLQEGVGSPEEIDKAIKLGLNYPMGPFELGDLVGLDTRLNNLKYLHETLGEKYRPCPLLVKYVKAGRIGRKAGVGVYDYREQGGSE, encoded by the coding sequence ATGATCAAACATATTACCGTCATCGGATCCGGCGTCATGGGCAGGGGAATCGCTTATGTAGCTGCTGTCGGCGGATATAAGACAACTCTGGTTGATATTTCAGAAAAAGCGTTAGAGAGTGCGAAGACCGAAATCAATACGATTTTCGCAAAAGGTGTTCAACGAAACAAGTTGAGTGAAGAAGCCGCGCACGAAGGCATGGAACGGATGTCATACTCATCCGACCTCGAAGGCACTGTAGCCAATTCCGATATGGTGATCGAGGCGGTTCCAGAAAACATCGATATCAAGCGGAATGTGTTCAAGACGATCGACCAGCATGCACCTGAGCATTGTTATTTCGCCACGAACACATCCACGATGAGTCCGACTGAGATCGCCTCTTATACAAATCGGCCTGGAAAAGTCATCGCGATGCATTTCTTCAACCCGGTTCATAAAATGCCTTTGATTGAAATCATCAAAGGGCTCGATACTGCAGAGGATACGGTTAAAGTTGCGAATGAAGTCGCTGTCAAAATGGGGAAAGAAACGGTCACCGTCAATGAATTCCCAGGCTTTGTAACGAGCCGGATCAGTGCGCTTGTCGGAAACGAAGCCTTCTATATGCTTCAAGAAGGTGTCGGTTCTCCTGAAGAAATCGACAAGGCGATCAAGCTCGGACTCAACTATCCGATGGGTCCGTTTGAACTCGGCGATCTCGTCGGATTAGATACACGGCTTAATAATTTGAAATACTTACATGAAACATTAGGGGAAAAATATCGACCATGTCCGCTGCTTGTAAAATATGTGAAAGCTGGGCGTATTGGTAGAAAAGCAGGTGTTGGTGTCTATGATTACCGTGAGCAAGGAGGTTCTGAATAA
- a CDS encoding aldehyde dehydrogenase, giving the protein MSTTKEQQQVATEMKREAYKMIINGQQVDSVSGETFTTYNPATGEALAKVAKAGTEDVDKAVEAARTAFDYGKWPKYPVGKRARVLNKIASIMRSRFDELVELEVLNSGKSLTAAQGQVMQAVENFEFYAGAIVGHRGHVNNMPGPFTNTETKEPLGVCAQIIPWNYPMMMASWKVAPAIAAGNSIVLKPASLTPLTAIILTEICHEAGVPEGVVNIVTGPGSTVGNHLVEHPDVDKVAFTGETGTGKDIMAKASETLKRVTLELGGKSPNIVFEDANMDAAVDGSLFGIFYNTGQSCEARSRLFVHENVYDEFMEKFVEKTKKLTLGNPLDQGTHVGSIISESQVEVIDGYVKEAEKQGAKVLVGGGRAKVEGFENGHWYLPTVITNVTNDMKIAQEEIFGPVVVVMKYSDEKEVLKLANDTVFGLAAAIWTTDHARANRVATKLKAGTVMVNSPFSAFPGTPFGGYKQSGFGRELCIETLDLYTETKSVISYVGGKPLNPFGV; this is encoded by the coding sequence ATGAGTACTACTAAAGAACAGCAACAAGTCGCAACAGAAATGAAGCGTGAAGCATACAAGATGATCATAAATGGACAACAAGTTGATAGCGTTTCTGGAGAAACATTCACTACTTACAATCCTGCAACTGGTGAAGCCCTAGCAAAAGTGGCGAAAGCTGGTACTGAGGATGTCGATAAAGCGGTTGAAGCAGCTCGTACTGCATTCGACTATGGAAAATGGCCGAAATATCCGGTTGGAAAGCGTGCTCGTGTATTGAACAAAATTGCTTCAATCATGCGCAGTCGTTTCGATGAATTGGTTGAGCTCGAGGTATTGAACAGTGGTAAATCATTAACGGCTGCTCAAGGACAAGTCATGCAAGCCGTTGAAAACTTTGAATTCTATGCAGGTGCAATCGTTGGCCACCGCGGACATGTGAACAACATGCCAGGACCTTTTACAAATACAGAAACGAAAGAACCACTCGGTGTCTGTGCACAAATCATCCCGTGGAACTATCCGATGATGATGGCTTCATGGAAGGTAGCACCTGCAATTGCTGCAGGTAACTCGATCGTATTGAAGCCTGCAAGCTTGACACCTCTTACTGCAATCATCTTAACGGAAATCTGTCATGAAGCAGGTGTTCCGGAAGGTGTTGTCAATATCGTCACTGGACCTGGTTCTACAGTTGGAAATCATTTGGTTGAACACCCAGATGTCGATAAAGTAGCTTTCACAGGTGAAACGGGTACAGGAAAAGACATCATGGCAAAAGCTTCTGAAACGTTGAAGCGCGTAACATTAGAGCTTGGTGGTAAGTCACCGAACATCGTATTTGAAGATGCGAACATGGATGCAGCTGTAGACGGCTCTCTATTCGGAATCTTCTATAACACAGGACAATCATGTGAAGCACGTTCTCGTCTTTTTGTCCACGAAAACGTCTATGATGAGTTCATGGAAAAGTTTGTTGAAAAAACGAAGAAGCTTACACTCGGCAATCCGCTAGATCAAGGAACTCATGTCGGCTCGATCATCAGTGAAAGCCAGGTAGAAGTGATCGATGGTTATGTAAAAGAAGCTGAAAAACAAGGTGCGAAAGTCCTTGTAGGTGGAGGCCGTGCGAAGGTTGAAGGTTTCGAAAATGGTCACTGGTATTTGCCGACTGTCATCACGAATGTGACGAATGATATGAAGATTGCACAAGAAGAGATCTTCGGACCAGTTGTCGTCGTCATGAAGTATAGCGATGAAAAAGAAGTCTTGAAGCTTGCAAACGATACAGTATTCGGTCTTGCGGCTGCAATCTGGACCACGGATCACGCGCGTGCGAACCGTGTAGCTACTAAGTTGAAGGCTGGTACGGTCATGGTCAACTCTCCGTTCTCAGCATTCCCTGGAACGCCGTTCGGTGGTTACAAGCAATCTGGATTTGGAAGAGAGCTTTGTATCGAAACGCTTGATTTGTATACTGAGACAAAGAGTGTCATCTCTTATGTCGGTGGCAAGCCGTTGAATCCGTTCGGAGTGTAA
- a CDS encoding enoyl-CoA hydratase-related protein translates to MYETIEYVTENNVAWLRLNRPDKFNAFTEQMNIEITKALKQAEKDSEVRCLVITGNGKAFCSGEDLAGVKQDTDHAEILRKRYNPMVEKLANFEKPVIAAVNGVAAGAGMSLALACDFRLISEKASFIEAFINVGLVPDSGNLFYLPRLIGHAKALELAVMGEKVSAEDAKDLGLATRVISLDRWEEEVSAFAENLAQKPTKAIGLIKRYLRKSWDADLSEMLENEAYAQRTAGQTEDHAEGVQAFIEKRKPVFKGC, encoded by the coding sequence ATGTATGAAACGATCGAATACGTTACAGAAAACAATGTCGCTTGGCTTCGACTGAACCGCCCAGATAAATTCAATGCTTTTACAGAACAGATGAATATAGAGATAACAAAAGCGTTGAAGCAAGCAGAAAAAGATAGTGAAGTGCGTTGCCTCGTGATTACAGGAAACGGGAAGGCATTTTGCTCAGGGGAAGACCTGGCGGGGGTCAAACAAGATACGGATCACGCTGAAATATTACGTAAACGCTACAATCCAATGGTTGAAAAACTGGCGAACTTCGAGAAACCGGTCATTGCTGCTGTCAATGGTGTCGCAGCAGGAGCCGGGATGAGCCTCGCGCTCGCTTGCGATTTCCGACTTATATCTGAGAAAGCAAGTTTCATAGAGGCCTTCATAAACGTAGGTCTTGTACCGGATTCAGGCAACCTTTTTTACCTTCCTAGATTGATAGGCCATGCAAAAGCGCTTGAACTTGCAGTAATGGGAGAAAAGGTTTCTGCGGAAGACGCTAAGGACTTGGGATTAGCAACAAGAGTCATTTCGCTTGATCGTTGGGAAGAAGAGGTTTCAGCATTTGCAGAAAACCTTGCACAAAAACCGACGAAAGCAATCGGCTTGATCAAAAGATATTTGAGGAAGAGCTGGGATGCAGATCTCAGTGAAATGCTTGAAAACGAAGCGTATGCCCAGCGTACAGCAGGACAGACAGAAGACCACGCTGAAGGCGTGCAAGCTTTCATAGAGAAAAGAAAGCCCGTATTCAAAGGCTGCTAA
- a CDS encoding enoyl-CoA hydratase/isomerase family protein — protein MSNKETIQTWTEDGVGVIQLNRPKVLNALNRKMVTEILQTMEEWDRDDSVSVMIVTGNAKVFAAGADIAEMAEDDAISLELLNQFAEWDRLAWVKKPIIATVNGYCLGGAFELALSCDLIVAGENAQFGFPEVNLGVMPGAGGTVRLTKLMGRAKALEWLWLGEYMTAKYANENGVVNRVVAPELVFEEAMKLARKIAKQAPLSVRMIKEAVNKSVDHSVYEAMQYERKNFYMLFSSEDQKEGMKAFVEKREPQFKGK, from the coding sequence GTGAGTAATAAGGAGACCATTCAAACCTGGACCGAAGATGGCGTTGGTGTCATTCAACTGAACCGTCCAAAAGTATTGAATGCCTTGAACCGAAAAATGGTTACAGAAATCCTTCAAACGATGGAGGAGTGGGATCGTGATGACAGCGTGTCGGTAATGATTGTTACCGGAAACGCGAAAGTCTTTGCCGCGGGAGCGGATATTGCTGAAATGGCGGAGGATGATGCGATTTCGCTGGAACTCCTCAACCAATTTGCAGAATGGGATCGGTTAGCCTGGGTCAAAAAACCGATCATAGCTACTGTAAACGGCTATTGTCTTGGCGGGGCATTCGAACTTGCCTTAAGCTGTGACTTGATCGTCGCAGGTGAGAATGCGCAATTCGGATTCCCTGAAGTAAACCTTGGGGTAATGCCAGGCGCAGGCGGGACCGTACGACTTACGAAATTGATGGGGCGGGCAAAAGCACTTGAGTGGTTATGGCTAGGCGAATATATGACTGCAAAATATGCGAATGAAAATGGTGTTGTCAATCGTGTGGTAGCACCCGAGCTCGTTTTTGAAGAAGCGATGAAATTAGCACGTAAAATCGCAAAACAAGCGCCATTGTCGGTAAGGATGATAAAAGAAGCTGTCAACAAGTCTGTCGATCACTCTGTTTATGAGGCGATGCAATATGAGCGTAAAAACTTCTACATGCTATTCTCTTCTGAGGACCAGAAGGAAGGGATGAAGGCTTTTGTTGAAAAACGAGAACCACAATTCAAAGGAAAGTAA
- a CDS encoding EthD family reductase translates to MVKLIALYKNPENKEEFDEHYFNTHSPITAKIPGLRKMEVTKIVGSPMGASDYHLLCEMYYDDHDALKAAMKTDEAKASGKDLMGFAGDLVTLMIGEEVDGE, encoded by the coding sequence ATGGTAAAATTGATCGCGCTTTACAAGAATCCTGAAAACAAAGAAGAATTTGACGAGCACTATTTCAACACACATTCACCAATTACAGCTAAGATACCCGGACTTCGTAAAATGGAAGTGACGAAAATCGTTGGATCTCCGATGGGAGCTAGTGATTATCACCTCCTTTGTGAAATGTACTATGATGACCACGATGCATTGAAAGCAGCAATGAAAACAGACGAAGCTAAGGCTTCAGGAAAGGACCTCATGGGATTTGCTGGTGACTTGGTGACACTGATGATTGGTGAGGAAGTCGACGGTGAGTAA